The following proteins are encoded in a genomic region of Galbibacter sp. BG1:
- a CDS encoding transporter yields the protein MKNYISAIFFMAAALLHAQEETNNWTSGRPDGHAPISVMGDHTHGKGEWMFSYRYMHMNMNGLNRGSVETTNADALSQYMVTPIEMPMNMHMLGAMYAPSDKITLMAMANYQSQEMILENRMGNQFNTSSSGFGDLKISALYTIFHKNRQHLHALLGVSLPTGNIDEEDVTPMSAPNKVILPYPMQIGSGTFDANLGLTYLKQWDNLSFGSQLSAVFRTGKNDNDYRLGNDYSWNNWVAIPLKEWLSFSGRLKWAAIEMIQGANPALNPMMVVTADTANSGKTYAEAGLGFNLYAFKGSLKDVRIGFEAILPLYQNMNGIQLKNQETITIGFQYSL from the coding sequence ATGAAAAATTATATTTCTGCCATTTTTTTCATGGCAGCCGCTCTTCTTCATGCACAAGAAGAAACTAACAATTGGACCTCGGGAAGGCCCGATGGACATGCTCCTATTTCTGTAATGGGAGATCACACCCATGGTAAAGGGGAATGGATGTTCTCTTACCGTTATATGCATATGAATATGAACGGTCTTAATCGTGGCAGCGTAGAGACCACCAACGCCGATGCTCTTTCGCAGTATATGGTGACTCCTATAGAAATGCCCATGAACATGCATATGCTAGGAGCCATGTATGCTCCCAGCGATAAAATTACCCTTATGGCCATGGCCAATTACCAGTCTCAAGAAATGATCTTGGAAAACCGTATGGGAAATCAATTCAACACCTCATCGAGTGGATTTGGGGATCTTAAAATTTCGGCTCTATATACCATATTCCATAAAAACAGGCAGCATCTACACGCTCTTCTTGGCGTTTCATTGCCTACTGGAAATATAGACGAAGAAGATGTAACCCCAATGTCTGCACCCAACAAAGTTATTCTTCCATATCCAATGCAAATTGGTAGCGGCACTTTCGATGCTAATTTAGGCCTTACCTATTTAAAACAGTGGGATAACCTTTCGTTTGGCTCTCAGCTATCTGCAGTGTTTAGAACTGGCAAAAACGACAATGATTATCGTCTTGGAAATGATTATAGTTGGAATAACTGGGTGGCCATTCCTTTAAAAGAGTGGTTAAGCTTTTCCGGTAGACTAAAATGGGCAGCGATCGAAATGATACAAGGTGCAAATCCGGCGCTCAACCCTATGATGGTGGTTACAGCCGATACCGCAAATAGTGGCAAAACTTATGCTGAAGCCGGACTAGGCTTTAATCTTTATGCTTTTAAAGGCAGCTTAAAAGATGTGCGCATAGGTTTTGAAGCTATTTTGCCGCTCTACCAGAACATGAAC
- a CDS encoding DMT family transporter has protein sequence MDNNKKKWLYLVVLSLIWGSSYILIKKGLVGLGPIELGAVRIIFSTIFLFIIGFKSILAISKPQWVWVAASALTGTFLPVFLFAYAETEIDSSIASILNSLVPLFTIFIGFLVFKISFSRNQIVGVVIGLIGAIILIFQGANVNPNQNYFFAVLVVIAAICYAINANIIKSKLQEVSPMGIAVGNLTVMILPAVLILFLSGFVEPSVLEDEEVVTSLMYIAVLSVFGTGLAKILFNKLIHISNAVFSTSVTYLIPVVGIFWGILDGEKFTLIHLLASGIILLGVYIVNKNRK, from the coding sequence ATGGACAATAACAAAAAAAAGTGGCTCTATTTGGTGGTGCTCTCCCTAATTTGGGGAAGCTCTTACATCCTTATAAAAAAAGGCTTGGTAGGTTTAGGGCCGATAGAGCTGGGAGCTGTACGAATAATTTTTTCTACTATTTTTTTATTCATCATTGGCTTTAAATCCATACTTGCCATTTCCAAACCACAATGGGTATGGGTAGCGGCTTCGGCTTTGACTGGAACATTTTTGCCGGTCTTTCTTTTTGCATACGCAGAAACGGAGATAGATAGTAGTATTGCGTCCATTTTGAACTCATTAGTTCCTTTGTTTACCATTTTTATCGGTTTTTTGGTCTTTAAAATATCATTCAGTAGAAATCAAATTGTAGGGGTGGTTATCGGACTCATAGGGGCTATAATCCTTATTTTTCAAGGCGCCAACGTGAATCCGAATCAGAATTATTTCTTTGCGGTTTTAGTGGTAATTGCAGCTATTTGTTATGCTATTAATGCCAATATTATAAAATCTAAGCTACAAGAGGTTTCCCCCATGGGAATTGCTGTTGGTAATTTAACGGTTATGATTCTCCCTGCTGTTCTTATTCTTTTTCTCTCGGGATTTGTAGAGCCTTCGGTATTGGAGGATGAAGAGGTTGTAACCTCTTTAATGTATATTGCGGTGCTCTCTGTGTTTGGTACCGGTTTGGCCAAAATTCTTTTTAATAAGCTCATTCATATTTCCAATGCAGTATTCTCTACGTCGGTAACCTATTTAATACCTGTTGTAGGAATTTTTTGGGGTATTTTGGATGGTGAAAAGTTTACTTTGATCCATCTTTTAGCTTCTGGTATTATTTTGCTGGGCGTTTATATTGTGAATAAAAACCGAAAATAA
- a CDS encoding M16 family metallopeptidase, with translation MKTKILSIILLLSIGFTTAQVDRSKQPKPGPAPKINLAEPETFTLKNGLTVMVVENHKLPRVSMTLTIDNSPIVEGEKAGVSSLTGNMLGSGTTTLSKDEFNEKIDYLGASVSYGSQSVYASSLSKYFPEILALMADGAINPVFPEEEFEKKKKQLIEGVKSSENDVSRIASRVSSALSYGKDHPYGEFMTEESINRVTLANVKSFYNTYFKPTRAYLVIVGDVKINEVKQLAKKNFSNWKKEDAPQVTYSAPKDVQYTQIDFVDMPNAVQSEIEVVNMADLKMSDPDYHAALIANHILGGSFSSYLNMNLREEHGYTYGARSSIDVDEHNASQFSASSSVRNAVTDSAVVEFMKEIKRITNKPVTAEDLQNAKAKYVGNFVLALEDPRTIARYALNIKTKNLPDDFYLNYLKNINAVTIQDVERVSKKYFKPEHARIVIAGKGSEIGEKLEGLGYPMNYYNKEAEKVDKPNYNVIVPADITVKSVLNKYIEAIGGKDKVDAVKSLSVTYEGSFNGATVKAEEKRTADKYAQITYMNGNPMMGVIANQDEVYMKQSGNKIPLPPNMLNDMKSAIGTFPELALLTNEKAKLAGIEKVEGKDAYRIEVPGEVIQQAYFYDTETGLKVKEASVVSMNGQTQNQEAFLMYYKDYDGIKFPSVKKASLGGQPIESKLLEVKINPEFSEEDFK, from the coding sequence ATGAAGACTAAAATATTATCCATTATATTATTACTGAGCATAGGTTTTACCACAGCTCAAGTAGACCGATCTAAGCAGCCTAAACCTGGGCCTGCACCAAAAATAAATTTGGCAGAACCGGAGACATTCACCTTAAAAAACGGGCTTACCGTAATGGTTGTCGAGAACCATAAATTACCCCGTGTTTCCATGACATTAACCATAGATAACTCTCCTATTGTAGAAGGTGAAAAAGCGGGAGTATCTTCCCTCACCGGAAATATGCTGGGCAGTGGGACCACAACACTTTCTAAGGATGAATTCAATGAAAAAATAGATTATTTAGGAGCTTCCGTTAGTTACGGCTCGCAAAGCGTGTATGCCAGCTCACTCTCTAAATATTTTCCGGAAATTTTAGCCCTAATGGCCGATGGAGCTATAAACCCGGTATTCCCAGAGGAGGAGTTCGAGAAAAAGAAAAAGCAACTTATTGAAGGGGTTAAATCTTCTGAAAATGATGTGTCAAGGATTGCTTCAAGAGTTTCCAGCGCCTTATCCTATGGGAAAGATCATCCCTATGGGGAATTTATGACTGAGGAAAGTATAAACAGAGTTACATTGGCCAATGTAAAAAGTTTTTACAACACTTACTTTAAACCCACACGAGCCTATTTGGTAATCGTTGGAGATGTAAAAATAAACGAAGTAAAACAACTGGCTAAGAAGAATTTTTCCAACTGGAAAAAAGAAGATGCGCCACAGGTAACCTACTCGGCACCAAAGGATGTTCAGTACACCCAGATAGACTTTGTGGATATGCCAAACGCTGTCCAGTCGGAAATTGAAGTGGTTAATATGGCCGACCTCAAGATGTCGGATCCAGATTACCATGCAGCGCTTATAGCCAACCATATCTTGGGAGGAAGTTTTTCCAGCTATTTAAATATGAACCTTCGTGAAGAGCACGGATATACTTATGGTGCTAGATCTTCAATAGATGTGGATGAGCACAATGCATCTCAATTTTCTGCATCTTCGAGTGTTAGAAACGCAGTTACAGACAGTGCAGTGGTAGAATTTATGAAAGAAATAAAAAGAATAACCAATAAGCCTGTTACTGCAGAAGACCTACAAAATGCTAAAGCAAAATATGTGGGTAACTTTGTACTTGCATTGGAAGACCCTAGGACTATAGCGAGGTATGCACTTAACATTAAGACTAAAAATCTACCAGACGATTTTTACCTTAATTACTTAAAAAACATTAATGCGGTAACCATTCAAGATGTAGAACGGGTATCTAAAAAGTATTTTAAGCCAGAACACGCTCGCATAGTAATTGCTGGAAAAGGTAGTGAAATTGGCGAAAAATTAGAAGGTTTGGGATATCCCATGAACTATTACAACAAGGAAGCAGAAAAAGTTGATAAACCAAATTACAATGTTATCGTACCGGCAGATATTACCGTAAAAAGTGTTCTTAATAAGTATATTGAGGCCATCGGTGGAAAAGATAAAGTAGATGCCGTAAAGTCTCTATCTGTTACTTACGAAGGAAGTTTTAACGGTGCCACCGTTAAAGCAGAAGAAAAGAGAACTGCCGATAAATACGCCCAAATAACCTATATGAATGGCAACCCGATGATGGGGGTTATAGCAAACCAAGACGAGGTTTATATGAAACAAAGCGGGAATAAAATTCCATTACCTCCAAATATGCTTAACGATATGAAAAGCGCTATTGGAACCTTTCCAGAACTGGCTTTACTAACAAACGAAAAAGCTAAATTGGCAGGTATCGAAAAGGTGGAAGGTAAAGACGCTTACAGAATTGAGGTTCCTGGAGAAGTAATACAGCAAGCTTATTTTTACGATACCGAAACCGGATTAAAAGTAAAAGAGGCTTCTGTGGTAAGTATGAACGGACAAACGCAGAACCAAGAAGCTTTTTTAATGTATTACAAAGATTACGACGGGATAAAATTCCCATCAGTTAAAAAGGCATCCCTTGGAGGACAGCCCATTGAAAGTAAGCTTTTAGAAGTTAAAATAAATCCAGAATTCAGTGAAGAAGATTTTAAATAA
- a CDS encoding M16 family metallopeptidase produces MKKMLLSLVVASVFSAAAIAQEIKFQEYDLANGMHVILHQDNTAPVVTTSVMYHVGSKDEKPDRTGFAHFFEHLLFEGTENIPRGDWFKIVSSNGGSNNANTTTDRTYYYEVFPSNKVELGLWMESERLMHPIINEIGVETQNEVVKEEKRQRIDNAPYGGLIYGTAIQPYLFKKHPYRWSVIGSMEDLDAATLQEFKDFNHKYYVPNNAVLVVAGDIDIKQTQQMIKDYFGPIPKGEPITRDFPKEDPITQEIKATEYDSNIQIPALALAYRTPAMTEKDAYVLNMISSYLSDGKTSKLYKKMVDENKSALQVFAFNRPQEDYSMYNIFALPLGDVPLTQLEKEVDEEIKKLQTTLISEKDYQKLQNKMENDFVNSNASIEGVANSLARYYMLYGDTNLINSEIEIYRNISREDIKGVANKYLNKNQRLRVEYLPKSTQEEK; encoded by the coding sequence ATGAAAAAAATGTTACTCTCTTTAGTGGTAGCGTCCGTATTTTCTGCGGCTGCTATTGCTCAAGAAATCAAATTTCAAGAATACGATCTTGCCAACGGCATGCACGTTATTCTTCACCAAGACAACACCGCTCCCGTGGTAACAACATCGGTAATGTACCACGTAGGCTCGAAAGACGAAAAACCAGACAGAACAGGGTTTGCCCACTTCTTTGAACACCTTCTTTTTGAAGGTACCGAAAATATTCCGAGGGGAGATTGGTTTAAAATTGTAAGTTCGAATGGAGGAAGCAACAATGCCAATACCACTACAGACAGAACTTACTATTACGAAGTTTTCCCGTCCAATAAAGTAGAGCTCGGTCTCTGGATGGAGTCGGAAAGACTTATGCACCCTATTATTAACGAAATTGGGGTAGAAACCCAGAATGAAGTGGTGAAAGAAGAAAAGAGACAACGTATTGACAATGCGCCTTATGGAGGATTGATTTACGGAACGGCTATTCAGCCATATCTCTTTAAAAAACATCCGTATAGATGGAGTGTTATTGGATCGATGGAAGATCTAGATGCTGCTACTTTACAGGAATTCAAGGATTTTAACCATAAATATTACGTGCCGAACAATGCCGTTCTTGTGGTTGCTGGAGATATCGATATAAAGCAAACCCAGCAAATGATAAAAGACTATTTCGGTCCGATTCCAAAAGGAGAACCTATTACGCGAGACTTCCCGAAGGAAGACCCAATAACCCAAGAAATAAAAGCCACGGAATACGATAGCAACATCCAGATCCCAGCATTGGCACTCGCTTACCGAACACCGGCTATGACGGAGAAAGATGCCTATGTTTTAAATATGATTTCTAGTTATTTAAGCGATGGAAAAACATCGAAGCTTTACAAAAAGATGGTAGACGAAAACAAGTCGGCTTTACAGGTATTTGCTTTCAACAGACCTCAGGAAGACTACAGTATGTATAACATTTTTGCACTTCCGCTGGGCGATGTACCACTTACACAATTGGAAAAGGAAGTGGATGAAGAAATAAAAAAGCTTCAAACAACATTAATTTCTGAAAAAGACTATCAAAAACTTCAGAATAAAATGGAAAACGACTTTGTAAATTCCAACGCAAGCATTGAAGGGGTTGCAAATTCATTGGCGAGATATTATATGTTGTACGGAGACACGAACTTGATAAATTCAGAAATTGAGATTTACAGAAACATCAGCAGAGAAGATATAAAGGGTGTCGCGAATAAATATTTAAATAAAAATCAGCGTTTACGTGTTGAATACTTGCCAAAATCTACTCAAGAAGAAAAATAA